A genomic region of Jeotgalibaca ciconiae contains the following coding sequences:
- the fumC gene encoding class II fumarate hydratase gives MDRIERDSMGEIKVAQEALWGAQTQRSLENFQIGNEKMPISLIEALIQVKKACAIVNQEEGKLSEVNGENIRVACELLLQDLNSYEKHFPLCLWQTGSGTQSNMNVNEVIAHLASQQGAVHPNDHVNLSQSSNDVFPTAMHIAAYSEIQNHLIPEMEEWLKVLSNLMGRYQSTVKIGRTHLQDATPITFGQEVSGWKSMVENSLNAIKMSSESLLKLAIGGTAVGTGLNASNSFGEKVAQELEKSLVIPFISDPNKYFALTSHQPISFVHGSLRALASDLMKIANDIRWLASGPRSGLGELTLPSNEPGSSIMPGKVNPTQAEALTMIVAQVMGNDTTIQVAASQGNFELNVYKPVIIHNFLQTVTLLTDGMRSFREKCLIGLTVNEKRMEELVASSLMLVTALAPHIGYEKSAEIAHKALNEKLTLEEAALSLNYASKEELKQWLNPNEMI, from the coding sequence ATGGATCGAATCGAGAGAGATTCAATGGGAGAAATAAAAGTAGCTCAGGAAGCATTATGGGGAGCCCAAACGCAAAGAAGTTTAGAAAATTTTCAAATAGGTAATGAGAAGATGCCGATTTCTTTAATTGAGGCACTTATACAAGTAAAAAAAGCTTGTGCCATCGTTAATCAGGAAGAGGGAAAACTTTCAGAAGTAAACGGGGAGAACATTCGAGTAGCGTGTGAGTTATTACTGCAAGATTTGAACAGCTATGAGAAACATTTTCCGCTTTGTTTGTGGCAAACGGGCAGCGGCACCCAAAGCAATATGAACGTGAATGAAGTTATAGCTCACTTAGCTTCACAGCAAGGAGCCGTTCACCCTAATGACCATGTAAATTTATCGCAAAGCTCGAACGATGTTTTTCCCACAGCCATGCATATCGCAGCTTACAGTGAAATACAGAATCATCTCATACCGGAAATGGAAGAGTGGCTAAAAGTATTGTCCAATCTAATGGGTCGTTACCAAAGCACAGTGAAAATAGGCCGGACTCATTTACAAGATGCTACTCCCATAACATTTGGCCAAGAAGTCAGTGGTTGGAAGAGCATGGTTGAAAACAGTTTGAATGCCATTAAAATGAGCAGTGAGTCACTATTAAAACTGGCAATTGGCGGCACAGCAGTTGGAACAGGCTTGAATGCTTCCAATAGTTTTGGGGAAAAAGTGGCACAGGAATTAGAAAAATCACTGGTTATTCCATTTATCAGTGATCCGAATAAATATTTTGCGTTAACGAGTCATCAACCCATATCTTTTGTCCATGGTTCTCTTCGAGCTTTAGCAAGCGATCTAATGAAAATCGCAAATGACATTCGTTGGCTTGCAAGCGGTCCGCGCAGCGGATTAGGAGAATTAACTTTACCAAGTAACGAACCAGGAAGCTCCATTATGCCGGGGAAAGTCAATCCGACTCAGGCAGAAGCTTTGACGATGATTGTTGCGCAGGTGATGGGGAACGATACAACTATTCAAGTAGCAGCTAGTCAAGGAAACTTTGAGTTGAATGTATATAAGCCTGTTATTATTCATAATTTTCTTCAGACCGTTACTTTGTTGACAGATGGGATGCGTTCTTTTAGAGAAAAATGTTTAATCGGTCTTACTGTGAATGAGAAGCGGATGGAAGAACTTGTCGCGTCGTCACTCATGCTGGTAACGGCTTTGGCACCTCATATCGGCTATGAAAAATCTGCAGAGATTGCTCATAAAGCATTGAATGAAAAGCTAACTTTAGAAGAAGCGGCATTATCTTTAAACTATGCTTCGAAGGAAGAATTAAAACAGTGGCTGAACCCCAATGAAATGATTTAA
- a CDS encoding NAD(P)-dependent malic enzyme, with product MDTNEKSLALHKEKKGKISVESKVAINTREDLALAYTPGVAEPCRKIAEDVTEAYTYTSKGNLVAIVTDGTAVLGLGDIGPEAAMPVMEGKAILFKEFADVDAFPISLDTKDVDEIVRTVRYLAPTFGGINLEDISSPRCFEIEKQLDALLSIPVFHDDQHGTAIVVVAGILNSLRLVGKRIEDIKVVLNGPGAAGTAIINMLMEMGIEKAVICDEYGILAENREAPMDEHKKILAQKSNPQNVNGDLSDAMKGADVFIGVSVGGIVTKEMVQLMNDDAIIFAMANPVPEIMYEEAKEAGARIVGTGRSDFPNQINNVLAFPGIFKGALSVRATTINKEMKVAAAQAIADMISEEELSEEYIIPDALNKAVAEQVTQYVAQAARDTGVSSI from the coding sequence ATGGATACGAACGAAAAAAGCTTAGCATTGCATAAAGAGAAAAAAGGGAAAATATCTGTTGAAAGCAAGGTAGCTATCAATACGAGAGAAGATTTGGCCCTAGCTTATACACCGGGAGTTGCAGAGCCATGCAGAAAGATAGCGGAGGATGTAACGGAAGCTTATACCTACACCTCTAAGGGGAATTTAGTAGCAATCGTTACGGATGGTACAGCAGTATTAGGACTAGGCGATATTGGACCTGAAGCCGCAATGCCGGTGATGGAAGGAAAAGCGATTTTATTTAAAGAATTCGCTGATGTGGATGCATTTCCAATTTCTTTGGATACAAAAGATGTAGATGAAATTGTTCGGACAGTACGTTATTTAGCACCAACTTTTGGTGGAATTAATTTAGAAGACATTTCTTCGCCAAGATGTTTTGAGATTGAAAAGCAACTGGATGCACTACTTTCGATTCCTGTATTTCATGATGATCAACACGGAACTGCGATTGTAGTAGTTGCGGGTATCTTGAATAGTCTTCGTTTGGTTGGAAAACGGATTGAAGATATAAAAGTTGTCTTAAATGGACCTGGAGCTGCCGGAACGGCCATCATTAATATGCTAATGGAGATGGGAATTGAAAAAGCCGTTATTTGTGATGAATATGGAATTTTGGCAGAAAATAGAGAAGCACCAATGGACGAACATAAAAAAATACTGGCTCAAAAATCGAATCCACAAAATGTTAATGGTGATTTGAGTGATGCAATGAAAGGCGCCGATGTCTTTATTGGTGTATCAGTTGGCGGAATTGTTACGAAAGAAATGGTTCAATTAATGAATGATGATGCGATTATTTTTGCGATGGCTAACCCTGTTCCTGAGATTATGTACGAAGAAGCAAAAGAAGCAGGAGCAAGAATAGTAGGGACAGGTAGATCAGATTTTCCTAATCAGATTAATAATGTATTGGCTTTTCCGGGGATTTTTAAAGGAGCGCTCTCTGTTCGAGCAACAACCATTAATAAAGAAATGAAAGTTGCTGCAGCTCAAGCAATTGCGGATATGATTTCTGAAGAAGAATTATCGGAAGAATATATTATTCCCGATGCATTAAATAAAGCAGTAGCTGAACAGGTTACACAATATGTAGCACAAGCAGCCAGGGATACAGGCGTGAGCAGTATATAG
- a CDS encoding class-II fumarase/aspartase family protein codes for MRALYDSKSKTINDRGIKELFSDEEKYKTWLLFESALAQAQAEEGFIPEQAARDIKEAAKVENIDFEEMDRIYREIGHGFVPFLKVLVKACPEESGKYVHYGITTQNIQQSSQLYMVKQVHDKYIQLIGEILGNLSKLAEENKDAVMPGRTHGRHATPITYGYKVSVWISEFIECYERMREVEKRVFKIMMGGAVGTFSSMPEVGPNVQKRVAELTGMYAMEVPSRNISTHKIEYIMNLALMANICHKIGEEVYSTTLEEIGEISEGFSKGTVGSSTMPHKINPKLAKGIVANSQKLYSLPGVGMYSSVRPYEGDSSSYMLFDGILEEALELTTEILLRTEELTRTMVPHRDRMLQNALRNKGLDNCENVMMELATKLGKDQAHSLMYEIAMKTAAEGEDFYSNLIKNELIASEFTEEEVRDMIDPRNYIGLSEQIAEEEAKRAAAVAVEIANDY; via the coding sequence ATGAGAGCACTATATGACTCAAAAAGTAAGACCATAAATGATCGAGGGATTAAAGAGCTTTTTTCAGATGAAGAAAAATACAAAACATGGTTATTGTTTGAAAGTGCCTTGGCTCAAGCACAAGCGGAAGAGGGCTTCATTCCCGAACAGGCAGCGAGAGATATTAAAGAAGCAGCAAAAGTAGAAAATATTGATTTTGAAGAGATGGACCGTATTTACCGGGAAATTGGACATGGCTTTGTGCCATTTTTAAAAGTATTAGTAAAAGCTTGCCCGGAAGAAAGTGGAAAATATGTCCATTATGGAATTACTACACAAAATATTCAACAAAGCTCTCAGTTATATATGGTAAAACAAGTCCATGATAAATATATTCAGCTAATTGGTGAAATTCTGGGAAACCTAAGTAAATTAGCTGAAGAAAACAAAGATGCTGTAATGCCAGGGCGGACACATGGACGTCATGCTACACCCATTACTTACGGTTACAAGGTATCAGTTTGGATTAGCGAATTTATTGAATGCTATGAAAGAATGCGTGAAGTAGAAAAACGAGTTTTCAAAATTATGATGGGTGGAGCGGTTGGAACGTTTAGTTCGATGCCAGAAGTTGGTCCAAATGTGCAGAAACGAGTGGCAGAGTTAACCGGAATGTACGCCATGGAAGTCCCTTCTCGCAATATCAGCACACATAAGATTGAATACATAATGAACCTAGCTTTAATGGCTAATATTTGTCATAAAATAGGAGAAGAAGTGTACAGCACCACTCTTGAAGAAATTGGAGAAATTTCAGAAGGGTTTAGTAAAGGCACAGTGGGCAGTAGCACGATGCCTCATAAAATCAATCCAAAATTGGCAAAAGGTATTGTGGCTAATTCTCAAAAACTGTACTCTTTGCCAGGCGTAGGAATGTATTCTTCTGTGCGGCCTTATGAAGGAGACAGTAGTTCTTACATGCTTTTTGATGGAATCTTGGAAGAAGCTCTTGAACTGACTACAGAAATTTTGCTGAGAACAGAAGAGTTAACCCGTACAATGGTTCCTCACCGTGATCGTATGTTACAGAATGCTTTGAGAAACAAGGGGCTGGATAATTGCGAGAATGTTATGATGGAGCTAGCGACAAAACTTGGAAAAGACCAAGCGCACTCTTTGATGTACGAAATTGCGATGAAGACTGCTGCAGAAGGGGAAGATTTTTACAGCAATTTGATAAAAAATGAGTTGATTGCCAGTGAATTTACCGAAGAGGAAGTACGAGATATGATTGATCCTAGAAATTATATTGGTTTATCTGAACAAATCGCTGAAGAAGAAGCCAAACGAGCAGCAGCAGTAGCAGTAGAAATAGCAAACGATTATTAA
- a CDS encoding PTS transporter subunit EIIC, which produces MGEKRKFSESIQKFGRTLLLPIGVLAPVGMILGISGALVQAYMIERFSFLGNENVNAILVSIRTIASVIFDNIPLLFAMGVAYGMSKKDKGIAVFASVTGYLTLIITMNVWLTLTGKMANPEVMTQVGQINVLGIQTMNISAAGGIITGLVASWATDKFYNLELPTAFAFFSGKKSVPIITIGVMVSIGLLLPFIWEVFVGLLMRLSVVFLSVMGPFFTAAGERLFIPFGLHHVWNALFRFTEAGGSYVIDGNTFVGVVPAMNEVLFNQGPNSEYWTLMPELTRFMAQQQMLVTLFLFPAIALAMYHTARKENKIEVKSMLITMVLTAMLGNVTEPLEFTFVFIAPLLFVVYAAIVGIGAVLMSLANVAIGYIRGTIFDFAIFGLLYERTNWIFLVLIGSAMAVLTYFIFKWAIVKYDIKTPGREEAQNLDNTLIREKRYGEIADIVVKALGGKNNIDNVENCITRLRIDVKDVNVIDKNLLEKSGCTGFFFPAAKHIHIVYGPQVEFVRNAVDQELA; this is translated from the coding sequence ATGGGAGAAAAAAGAAAGTTTAGTGAATCGATTCAAAAGTTTGGCCGAACACTCTTGCTTCCAATCGGTGTACTGGCACCGGTAGGGATGATTTTAGGGATCAGTGGCGCTTTAGTGCAGGCGTATATGATTGAGCGGTTTTCTTTTTTAGGAAATGAAAATGTAAATGCCATTTTAGTAAGTATTCGTACGATTGCAAGTGTCATCTTTGATAACATTCCATTGCTGTTTGCTATGGGTGTCGCATATGGAATGAGTAAAAAGGATAAAGGGATTGCTGTTTTTGCATCTGTAACGGGTTATTTAACCTTGATTATTACCATGAATGTCTGGCTGACATTGACTGGTAAAATGGCAAATCCAGAAGTAATGACCCAAGTAGGACAAATAAATGTCCTTGGTATTCAAACGATGAATATTAGTGCTGCTGGCGGTATTATAACGGGTTTGGTTGCTTCGTGGGCAACCGATAAATTTTATAATTTGGAATTGCCGACTGCTTTTGCCTTCTTTTCAGGTAAAAAGTCAGTGCCAATTATTACGATTGGTGTCATGGTTTCAATTGGTTTGCTTCTACCGTTTATCTGGGAAGTTTTTGTAGGATTATTAATGAGATTATCAGTTGTTTTCTTAAGTGTCATGGGTCCATTTTTTACCGCAGCAGGGGAACGTTTATTTATTCCTTTTGGCTTGCATCATGTGTGGAATGCATTATTCCGCTTTACCGAAGCAGGAGGATCTTATGTAATTGATGGCAATACGTTTGTTGGTGTAGTGCCAGCAATGAATGAAGTATTATTCAATCAAGGTCCCAACAGCGAATATTGGACATTGATGCCAGAATTGACGCGTTTCATGGCGCAGCAACAAATGTTGGTAACTTTATTCCTATTCCCTGCAATCGCGCTTGCTATGTATCATACAGCAAGAAAAGAGAACAAAATAGAAGTGAAGTCCATGTTGATTACGATGGTCTTAACAGCGATGCTCGGTAATGTAACGGAACCGCTTGAATTCACTTTTGTATTTATTGCACCGTTACTGTTTGTTGTATACGCGGCCATTGTGGGAATCGGGGCAGTATTGATGTCCTTGGCAAATGTGGCGATTGGTTATATTCGAGGAACGATTTTCGATTTTGCAATCTTTGGCTTGCTATATGAAAGAACGAATTGGATTTTCTTGGTATTAATCGGTTCTGCGATGGCGGTTTTGACTTATTTTATATTCAAATGGGCAATCGTCAAATATGATATTAAAACTCCTGGACGAGAAGAAGCACAAAACTTGGATAATACGCTGATAAGGGAAAAACGATATGGTGAAATTGCCGATATTGTAGTAAAGGCGTTAGGCGGTAAAAACAATATTGATAACGTAGAAAATTGTATTACACGTTTAAGAATCGATGTAAAAGATGTGAATGTCATCGATAAAAATTTATTGGAAAAATCTGGCTGTACAGGATTCTTTTTCCCGGCAGCAAAACATATCCATATCGTATATGGTCCACAAGTAGAATTTGTAAGGAATGCAGTGGATCAAGAATTAGCATAA
- a CDS encoding RluA family pseudouridine synthase: protein MKMPILYEDNHLLLVEKPINIPVQKDNSGDLDVLTMLKEDIKIRYQKPGNVYLGLVHRLDRPVGGAMVFAKTSKAASRLSDMVRRQVIERKYFAVVHGIPKKKSDQLVHYLHKDNTKNIVSVVPSHHPKGKKAILDYEVLESKKGMSLLAVQLQTGRPHQIRVQLSAMGHPIFGDQKYGAQLNKVGQQIALWAHSLHLEHPIKKEPVKVYSLPPEKHPWNLWEIAEGNKE from the coding sequence ATGAAAATGCCAATATTATATGAGGACAATCATCTTCTATTGGTAGAAAAACCAATCAATATACCTGTTCAAAAAGATAATAGCGGTGATCTCGATGTGTTGACCATGTTAAAGGAAGATATAAAAATACGTTACCAAAAACCAGGAAATGTTTATTTGGGTCTCGTACATCGCTTAGATCGTCCAGTTGGAGGAGCTATGGTGTTCGCAAAGACTTCCAAAGCCGCTTCCAGATTATCAGACATGGTGCGAAGGCAAGTGATCGAACGAAAATACTTTGCAGTTGTTCATGGTATACCAAAGAAAAAAAGCGATCAGCTTGTTCATTATCTACATAAAGATAACACAAAAAATATAGTATCTGTCGTTCCGTCTCATCATCCAAAAGGTAAAAAAGCCATTCTTGATTATGAAGTGCTGGAATCCAAGAAGGGAATGAGTTTGCTGGCTGTACAACTTCAAACTGGACGTCCTCACCAAATTCGCGTTCAATTGTCAGCGATGGGTCATCCAATCTTTGGAGATCAAAAATATGGAGCACAGTTGAATAAAGTAGGGCAACAAATTGCGCTTTGGGCTCATTCACTTCATTTAGAACATCCCATTAAGAAAGAGCCGGTAAAGGTATACTCATTACCGCCTGAGAAACATCCATGGAATTTGTGGGAAATTGCAGAAGGTAATAAGGAATAA
- a CDS encoding sigma-70 family RNA polymerase sigma factor, producing the protein MKTDEEIIERLVQEDETGLADLIDKYTALLKSVIQKHLYTLPNHQEECLNDVLLAIWKHADQYDSQKSSFKNWICAIARYRSINYLKKYRHEIKNVTREETINDKNFTNDEPLARELWEIQLAELLAPLNKRDQQLFKDLFDSAYSTDEIATKHQMTKGALYSRLSRGRVKIRDFFQKKGDARYEERK; encoded by the coding sequence TTGAAAACTGATGAAGAGATTATTGAGCGGCTAGTTCAAGAGGATGAGACCGGTTTAGCGGATTTGATTGATAAATACACAGCTCTATTGAAAAGTGTTATTCAGAAACACTTATACACACTGCCAAATCACCAAGAAGAATGCTTGAATGATGTTTTATTAGCTATTTGGAAACATGCAGACCAATATGATTCACAAAAATCTAGTTTCAAAAATTGGATATGTGCCATCGCTCGCTATCGTTCCATCAATTATTTAAAAAAATACCGGCATGAGATAAAAAATGTGACACGGGAAGAAACCATAAACGATAAAAACTTTACAAATGATGAACCATTAGCTCGCGAATTGTGGGAAATCCAGTTAGCGGAACTTTTAGCTCCATTAAACAAAAGAGATCAGCAATTATTTAAGGATTTATTCGATTCTGCTTACTCAACAGATGAAATTGCAACAAAACATCAAATGACCAAAGGAGCTTTATACAGCAGATTATCAAGGGGAAGAGTAAAAATCCGAGATTTTTTTCAAAAGAAGGGAGATGCACGTTATGAAGAACGAAAATGA
- a CDS encoding D-alanyl-D-alanine carboxypeptidase family protein, with translation MKRRKTRSRRRRKNKFWKKTFVTGALLGGGIYFVQKTLEETSSSGQQTVIMDITDAAGKFTSQVNKGFEEIQIKDDTPLIDLSRTNSANILLTNLKSGDVLAEKNSNVQLYPASLTKIMTALVAIEMVDDLDKEVVMIPDYFEGLFEQEASVAGFLEDELLSFRDLLYGAILPSGADACLAIAYSLAGSEAEYVSLMNQKAVELGLSKTHFSNVTGLHDPQNYSSAEDLTSLLKYALDNPDFYQVFTTVEYSTEPTNFHADGVQMFNSIFRHGEEYPKFSDFVIGAKTGFTEEAGLCLATLAEINGESYILITAGAGAQENGPDYVEILDPLHVADATMIYSQVEKIHERSKINVNE, from the coding sequence GTGAAAAGAAGAAAGACTCGGAGCAGAAGAAGAAGGAAAAACAAGTTTTGGAAGAAAACATTTGTGACAGGTGCCTTGCTTGGAGGCGGAATCTATTTTGTCCAAAAAACGTTGGAGGAAACTTCCTCTTCTGGCCAGCAAACGGTTATCATGGACATTACAGATGCAGCTGGAAAGTTCACATCACAAGTAAATAAAGGGTTCGAAGAGATACAAATCAAAGATGACACACCACTAATAGACCTTTCCCGAACCAACAGTGCGAACATCTTATTGACGAATCTTAAATCTGGAGATGTACTGGCAGAAAAAAATAGTAATGTCCAACTTTATCCAGCATCTTTGACCAAAATCATGACCGCATTAGTGGCAATTGAAATGGTGGATGATTTGGATAAGGAAGTCGTTATGATTCCTGATTATTTTGAGGGATTATTTGAACAGGAAGCTTCCGTAGCGGGTTTTTTAGAGGATGAATTGCTTTCATTCCGCGATTTGCTGTATGGGGCAATCTTACCTTCAGGAGCCGATGCCTGCTTAGCCATTGCTTATTCATTAGCTGGTTCTGAAGCTGAATACGTGTCGTTAATGAACCAAAAAGCAGTGGAGTTAGGACTGAGTAAAACGCATTTTAGCAATGTAACTGGCCTGCACGATCCACAGAATTACTCTTCCGCAGAAGACCTGACGTCTTTATTGAAGTATGCATTGGATAATCCTGATTTCTATCAAGTGTTTACAACGGTAGAATATAGCACGGAGCCAACAAATTTTCATGCTGATGGCGTTCAAATGTTCAACTCCATTTTTCGACATGGCGAAGAATATCCCAAATTTTCAGACTTCGTTATCGGCGCTAAGACTGGTTTTACAGAAGAAGCTGGTCTGTGTTTAGCTACATTGGCTGAAATTAATGGAGAATCATACATTTTAATAACTGCAGGAGCAGGAGCTCAAGAAAATGGCCCTGATTATGTAGAAATCCTTGATCCCTTACATGTGGCAGATGCGACGATGATTTATTCACAAGTAGAAAAAATCCATGAACGAAGTAAGATAAACGTAAATGAGTAA
- a CDS encoding NAD(P)H-dependent oxidoreductase, which translates to MKLVGIVGSNAEVSYNRLLLKYIKKHFNTLFELEILEIKDVPMFNQSDDQTNSPVIQNIHKKILSADGVIIATPEHNHTIPAGLKSLLEWLSFKIHTLEDKPVMIVGASYYDQGSSRAQLHLRQILDAPGVNAMVMPGNEFLLGKVKEAFDVNENLTDQRTIDFLGSTLEKFVKFVKLVSVMEEPKAAVAEPEDLYATGKVDTTIEGVDMYAEDWVEQAAKAVNAVEGNTYVKLDRGILTVDQLNYFLASMPMELTYADHNNQFLYYNHTKPAEEMLASRTPGQAGNPLAKCHPESKFNSVSWVIQQLRSGATDAVRVNVPTHGPDKYVVHNYQAMHDKEGNYVGINEYILDFKPIIDWYLKQTGQTLVGDVDAVSGASQNNHEEVDAVSSASLNENTTEKVDAVSSASIKG; encoded by the coding sequence ATGAAATTAGTCGGAATTGTCGGATCCAATGCAGAAGTATCATATAATCGTTTATTATTAAAATATATAAAAAAACATTTTAACACATTATTTGAGCTTGAAATTTTAGAAATCAAAGATGTGCCTATGTTCAATCAAAGCGATGATCAAACAAACAGCCCAGTCATTCAAAATATTCATAAAAAGATCTTGAGTGCAGATGGAGTAATCATTGCAACACCGGAACACAATCACACAATCCCGGCTGGCTTAAAAAGTCTGCTTGAATGGCTATCTTTCAAGATTCACACTTTAGAAGATAAACCAGTCATGATTGTAGGAGCTTCTTACTACGATCAAGGTTCTTCTCGTGCACAATTGCACTTACGTCAAATTTTAGATGCGCCAGGCGTAAATGCAATGGTAATGCCAGGAAATGAATTCTTATTAGGCAAAGTGAAAGAAGCTTTTGATGTGAATGAAAATTTAACAGATCAAAGAACGATTGATTTTTTAGGTAGTACTTTAGAAAAATTCGTTAAATTTGTTAAGCTTGTTTCTGTAATGGAAGAGCCGAAAGCAGCAGTTGCTGAACCAGAAGATTTATATGCAACAGGGAAAGTAGATACAACGATTGAAGGCGTTGATATGTATGCGGAAGACTGGGTAGAACAAGCTGCAAAAGCAGTGAATGCAGTAGAAGGGAATACCTATGTGAAACTGGATCGCGGGATTCTAACAGTGGATCAATTAAACTACTTCTTAGCATCTATGCCAATGGAATTGACTTATGCCGATCACAACAATCAATTCTTATATTATAACCATACAAAACCAGCAGAAGAGATGTTGGCATCACGTACACCTGGCCAAGCTGGAAATCCACTGGCAAAATGTCATCCAGAAAGCAAGTTTAACAGCGTATCTTGGGTAATCCAACAATTACGTTCTGGGGCAACAGATGCAGTTCGTGTAAATGTTCCAACACATGGTCCTGACAAATATGTTGTTCATAATTATCAAGCAATGCATGATAAAGAAGGAAATTATGTAGGGATTAATGAATACATTTTAGACTTTAAACCGATCATTGACTGGTATTTGAAACAAACCGGACAAACATTGGTGGGAGATGTAGACGCAGTTTCAGGTGCATCCCAAAATAATCATGAAGAAGTGGATGCTGTATCCAGTGCTTCTTTAAATGAAAACACAACAGAAAAAGTAGATGCAGTTTCGAGTGCTTCTATTAAGGGATAA
- a CDS encoding NADPH-dependent FMN reductase encodes MEKFIGLVGTNSDNSTNRKLLQFMEKYFADKAQIEIIEIKDLPIFNKPEDKQIPEQVQLIADKIDAASGVIISTPEYDHAVPASLINALNWLSYGIFPFVDKAVMITGASYGTLGSSRAQLHLRQILDSPELKARIMPSSEFLLSHSLQAFDEEGRLNNGEHIEKLEGLFEDFLTFVKITNQLNHAHSINKKEAENFSWEEI; translated from the coding sequence ATGGAAAAATTTATTGGTCTAGTAGGAACAAATTCAGATAATTCTACGAATCGCAAGTTGCTGCAATTTATGGAAAAATACTTTGCAGATAAAGCTCAAATTGAAATCATAGAGATTAAAGATCTTCCTATATTTAACAAGCCGGAAGATAAGCAAATTCCAGAACAAGTACAATTGATTGCCGATAAGATTGATGCTGCAAGTGGTGTAATCATTAGCACACCTGAGTACGACCATGCTGTACCTGCATCATTAATCAATGCATTAAACTGGCTTTCTTATGGCATTTTCCCTTTTGTGGATAAAGCGGTGATGATTACCGGAGCTTCTTATGGAACTTTAGGTTCTTCAAGAGCGCAGTTGCATTTACGCCAAATTCTTGACTCTCCAGAATTAAAAGCACGTATTATGCCGAGTTCTGAGTTCTTATTAAGCCACTCGCTACAAGCATTTGATGAAGAAGGACGCTTAAATAATGGAGAACATATTGAAAAGCTAGAAGGTTTATTTGAAGATTTCTTGACCTTTGTAAAAATTACCAACCAATTAAATCATGCACACAGTATTAATAAAAAAGAAGCAGAAAACTTTTCTTGGGAAGAAATATAG
- a CDS encoding FAD:protein FMN transferase codes for MGTVIDLLIEHDTADLILAELVRRLKIYEHRFSANSSDSELMEINKNAGVRPIVVHPELYQLIKVGKYHSCSPNSNLNIAIGPLVQTWRIGFTDAKVPSADKIDQLLKITNPQNIILNEEEQSVFLKQQGMLIDLGSLAKGYIADLIIHYLKGKGVTSALINLGGNIVGLGPFHNPKKDYWKIGIQNPTLSRNQYVTALRICNQSVVTSGIYERSLEKEGQTYHHILNPHTGYPVETDVASLTIQSKYSLDGEIWTTRLYGKSSAEILDCLNQLEGIDGLLITKSGQVLYSNGLEETMIQNKQVS; via the coding sequence ATGGGAACGGTCATTGATTTATTAATTGAGCATGATACTGCAGATTTGATATTGGCAGAATTAGTCAGGCGATTAAAAATCTATGAACACCGCTTTAGCGCTAATAGTTCCGATTCTGAACTAATGGAGATTAATAAAAATGCAGGGGTTCGTCCGATTGTGGTTCACCCAGAATTATATCAACTGATAAAAGTTGGCAAATATCATAGTTGTTCCCCCAACAGTAACTTAAATATTGCAATTGGACCGCTAGTCCAGACATGGCGAATTGGTTTTACAGATGCGAAGGTTCCTTCAGCAGATAAGATTGACCAGCTTTTAAAAATAACGAATCCACAAAATATTATTTTAAACGAGGAAGAGCAATCCGTTTTTCTAAAGCAGCAGGGTATGTTGATTGATCTGGGTTCGTTAGCAAAAGGTTATATAGCAGATTTAATTATTCATTACTTAAAAGGCAAGGGCGTTACATCTGCGCTAATTAATTTAGGAGGAAATATTGTAGGGCTAGGGCCATTCCACAATCCGAAAAAAGATTATTGGAAAATAGGGATTCAAAATCCAACACTCTCCCGCAATCAATATGTAACGGCCTTAAGGATATGTAATCAATCTGTCGTCACTTCAGGGATTTATGAAAGAAGTTTGGAAAAAGAAGGACAGACCTATCATCATATACTGAATCCTCATACAGGATATCCCGTCGAGACGGATGTTGCCAGCTTAACGATTCAATCCAAATATTCACTTGATGGCGAGATATGGACCACTCGATTGTATGGGAAATCATCGGCAGAGATTCTAGACTGTCTGAATCAGTTAGAAGGGATAGACGGTTTGCTCATCACAAAGAGCGGGCAAGTTCTTTATTCGAATGGGTTGGAAGAGACAATGATACAAAATAAGCAAGTCAGTTAA